In Loxodonta africana isolate mLoxAfr1 unplaced genomic scaffold, mLoxAfr1.hap2 scaffold_29, whole genome shotgun sequence, the genomic stretch ACCAGAAAAGAGACTATTCAaagtaaaaagaataataaaataagcaaatgaatgaatgagtatgtGTTGTTGATGAGGGCCTGAGACTATCGGCATGACTGCAGATGGACGAATAGAGGGGAATAGCTAGAGTAAGGCTTTAGGTAAATAGAGCAGAGAAAGTCAGATTTGTTGTGATAGGTAATAAGGAACAAGTGAGGTCTTCCGAACCACAGACTGTCATAATAACCATAGTAATCCAGGGCCAGAGAAACTGATGATTTCACATTGTTGGGTAAGATCACTACAGAGAGTTGGACTGTGCATCAGCTACCACAATGCATCAGATGGGTGGTTGGCGTTTGATATCCCTGCTGTAGGAACCAACCTGAGATGAGAAAAGGAGGACCAGAGAGAGCCAGATAGTGATATGACATGAAAGGGGAGAGTAGGAAAAATGTATTGAAGGGTAGGAATTGGTGACTTAAGACTAAAGAGGCCAAAAGTCCACATTGTACCCTCACGTCTATTGCTAGAAACTTTGGCCTTTCCTCTATTTCTAATCAGTTTTATAATAATACAAAAGTTTAAAAGTCATATCAATTCATAAcaacactaaaaattaaaaaatgagaaagtgGGGAGCCTAGATTTATTGAATTCCACAACTATTACACTGAGTTAAGTATTTACCACCATTTTCCGATTTAATCCTCTCACTCTTATGAGCTAtggattattttatctttttttttttttttaatattactggtaaagaaaccgaggctcagaaaaTGTGAGTAATTCATAAAAGATCACATAGCTGATGGCAATACTGAACCTGAAATTAAATTTTTTCCAAAGCCCATCCTTTTTTCATTATGCTGACTCAGGGGCTCTTTGTCAATCTCCAGCCTATTCCTCTTCCTCATAtaggaatacatttttttttcttttttgagtcagAAATAATCTTTTAACTCTAAAGGATATAATAATCCCTTTCAACCTTGAGCAATGCAAAAACGCTGTCATGCTGTCTTCATTTATGGAATTCACATTAAGAATCTTTTATTAATCTGGAAATTTCAGAGGTGTGTTTCTtcttggttagttttttttttttttttttttttggcctattcTATATTTTGATTATAAACTGTGGTTACAAGATacttcattttctttcaaaataacaCATACAAAGATTGCCTAAAAAAAGATTATCACAAATATAGCTTTAGTCAAAACCcctgaaaaataagtaaaaaagtagtattcctgtgagtcggaatggactggttGGCAATGAGCATATAACTATTGGTAAACGTGCTCTGGAAAATATGGGGAAATACATTGTAACTTCCCCTCTGATTCAGGGAATCTATAAGCGTTGAGgtaaacctggtggcgtagtggttaagtgctatggctgctaaccaaagggtaggcagttggaatccaacaggcactccttggaaattctatgtggcagttctactttgtcctataggtctctatgagtcagaatcgactcaacagcactgggtttggtttgggtttgggtatgAGCATTGAATGAGATCATATTCCCGGTATTGttgtcagttaaaaataaaaataataataataatggagaGTTAAAAATAATGATGAAGTGGACTACATGAGTATTTGAAGGGCATCAGATGACTAAATAAGAAAGGactaaaatgagaatgaaaacacaggaCTAAAAGAGcaatatgtcaaaaaaaaaaaatgtaagctcATTGTTTTTACCAGGGTGTTACATTAATTTTAGAACCCTAAAGTAATTGTACATTCAGGAAAGAATCAAAGAATAACTTGTAGATATACAAGGTTATGTCTCCTTTAAGAAGCTCTGGTGAAAAGCAGTGGCTAaatgcttgggtgctaactgagaAGTGAGTGTTTCGAACTCACAATCCTAACAGCAGGAAGAGATAGGACAgtttgtttccttaaagattacagccttggaaaacctgtgccagccattctactatgtcctttagggtcactatgaataggactCGACAGCAATATGCAATCTGCATATCCCCTTAAACATCCACGTATTTTTTGCAAAATTCAAACAATATTGTGGGCATTTACAAATGCCGTTTTCCTGAGCCAGGCTATCTCTTATGATTCTCAGTCTCAGTATTCTAATGATGGTGGTCTTATATCTCCTACTTCTCCTGATCTTACCTTTATAATTTTTCCTTTAGCACTAAATTtacattctttgttttcttaGCGCTATTAATAAACATGAACTTTTAGAATGACAGAATGGTGAAATGCACATGTTTTCTGAAACTGCTatcctgaagaaaactactgaagttCTGTCACTCAAGAACAATTTCCTGGGTTCAAAATCCAGCTCATCACTGACTATACTGTGTAATCTCAAACAAGGTCCTTCAGTTACATATACATCAGTTTTCTTAAGGAAATTATGGGGCTACCTGTTTTATAGTTTATAGTGTTACTTGGAGATGTAAATTAATTAATACATTTTAATGTTTTAGCTCAAtatttgaaatggtaaatgttataTAAGTATGTTATTATCATTAATATTGTTACTAATTTCTATTATCTTTACTTCAGAATTTCTCTAGCAATAATCATGGCGTTAACTGTAGGAAATCAGAGTACTGGAGCCACATTCACCCTCTTGGGCTTCTCAGAATACCCAGACCTCCAGGTGCCCCTCTTCACGATGTTCCTGGCCATCTACATGGTCACTGTGGTGGGGAACCTGGGCATGATTGTGATCATCAGGATCAACCCCaaactccacacccccatgtactttttcctcagtcaCTTGTCTTTTGTTGATTTCTGCTACTCCACTATAGTTACACCCAAACTATTAGAAAACTTGGTTGTGGGAGACAGAACCATCTCCTTCACAGGGTGCATCATGCAGTTCTTCTTGGCTTCTATATTTGCAACTGCAGAAACATTCATATtggcagtgatggcctatgaccgtttTGTGGCAGTTTGTAACCCCCTGCTTTACACCGTTGTCATGTCCTCAAAGACCTGTGCATCGTTAGTGGCCGGGCCCTGTGCATGGGGTATAGTTACTTCCCTGACACTTACTTATTTTCTTCTGGCATTATCCTTCTGTGGTTCTACTATCATAAATAACTTTGTCTGTGAGCACTCTGTCATTGTTTCTGTCTCGTGCTCTGATCCCTATATCAGCCAGGTGCTTTGTTTTGTCATTGCCATGTTCAATGAGGTGAGCAGCCTGGTGATCATCCTCACTACTTATATATTCATTTTCATTACTGTCATAAAAATGCCTTCTGACGGGGGGTGCCaaaaagccttctccacctgtgcctcccactTGACCACCATCACCATTTTCCATGGGACTGTCCTGTTCCTCTATTGTGTACCCCATTCCAAAACCTTCTGGCTCATCGTCAAAGTAGGATCTGTGCTTTACATAGTGGTCATCCCCATGCTGAACCTCCTGATCTACAATCTCAGGAACAAAGATGTGAAGGAGACTGCCAGAAAGTTAACGAGCCACACAATACAATCTTGAAGATTGATTTATTTCTGGAAAGAATTTGCTTTATGATGTTGAATATTGTTCAGTGTCTCTAGAAGAGATGCTAATTCAAATTATCTAGTCAATATACCCATCTGAATTTTACATCTATTACAATACACCAGTTATCTGATAATTTGATCTCCAGTTACTTGAATCTTTAGCAAAACAGTTTTGAATCGTATGTGAAGTAAATCAAGTGtagtggattgaatagtgtctccccccaaaatactCATACCCACTTAGAACTTCAGAATATGacctttttggaaatagggtctttgaagacatAGTTAAGCTAAAGATTAAAAATACAATCATACCTCCTTAAAATGAAAACTgattgccatggaatcaattcccattcataccaacactataggacagagtagaactgcaccataggaattccaaggctgcaatccttatggaagcagactgctacatctttgtcctgtagagcagctggtgcattcaaactgccaaactttgggcCGTGTTCTTAACTGCAGCGCCACCAGGAATCCTTCATACTCTCTTAGGCTGGGCCATAAATCCAGTGAGAATCTCATTATGAGAAGTAGCCAAGGACACAGAGTCACATACGGAAGAAGGCCATGTGGAGATGGGGGCAGAACTTGGAGTTATGCTGCTACAAGCCTTGGAACACAAGGAACCATCGGAAGCTGGAAGAGTCAAGGAAGAATTTTCTCCTGATGCCTTCAAAGAGAACATGTCCCTGCCAGTACCATGAATTCAAACATTTGGCTTCCAGAACTGCaaacaaataaatttctgttgttttaagctacgaAGCTTGTGGtgatttcttttggcagtcctaagaaactaatacaataagtAAACATCAAACTGTAAAACTCAAATTCCTTGATTCACATATTGACATTGTGAATgattaaaacacaaacaaacaaaaaaacattcttCAATCCGACTTAAGCAATATGGGTGTCATAGTTACAGAGAAATTCTGAAAAATTATAACTGACTAGGGTTATGCATATAGGAGAATTAGCAATAAGAGCCTGGAGGCACTATCCCTAAACTTCAAccaagttctttattcctttttccccAAGGCCgtatatatatgtttgttatTGTACAGGAAGTGATGGTAAATATGATATCACTGAGTGTGAAGACAAAATGTTGATTTTTATGTGACGGTCCTGATGGGTAACCAAggtaacaaaaattaaaaatcataattATGAACCTCACAGTCTAATGTGTCAAACTCTCTCCTTCCTAACACCAATAGCTTCTTAGTAACATCATTTTAGAAAGAATACCGGCTGCTAAAGACATAGAACCTTAAACGTTGATATCAACCTTCTGATATCATACATATCAGAGCAAAAGAACACActgaaagagacagaaaagcaGAAAATGGACATGTAGAGGCAAATGTAAAATAATCAGCATGATAAGATATTAAAACATATGTTGACTTAATGGATGAATGAGTTAAACCTATTAAATATACCAAAAAAGACCCCATtgccagtcaagtcaattccgactcatagcgaccctataggacagggtataactgctccatagggtttccaaggagcacctggtggaatcgaactgctgaccttttggttagcagccaaactattaaccattatgccaccaagattgttacaaaaaaagaaaagcaccagATCTTACCATCTTACCAATGTGATTTTAGCACTTAGCAGTGGTTTTTACGCCTCAATGTTTATACGTGTCACCCAAGCTCCTTCTTAAATGTGGATATGATTGtgtcccattcctaggaattctGATTTGGGCCTAGGAAAGTTCATAACCTAGAATTCTAGGCAGTTGTATTATAGATGTGGCAAGGATCTCTGATGTGAGAAATCCTGCCTTAAAAAAATTAGCTTAGTTTTGTTAATTCCATAGGACATTTAGTAATGTGCAAATAAAGCCTGGTAGGCAACTTCATGCTGCAAATTTTCGATGTGATTACAAGGAAATTTCAGTCATTAACAATGGTACAAAGAACCTGGCACTTGCCTTAATTAATTGGCTTGAGACACAGATGCTAGTGATTCCCCAGAGTTGGAGTCCCAAGGGCTGTAGAGGTAGACGTAATAGCTGCAGTGCTCCCGAAACACTCGGGTTACAGAGAAACAGGACAGTGGTGGCCTGTTTCTCTGCAGCAGGTGAGTTGCCTCAGGGTTTTTAATGAACCGgtgaaaatattattttcctgatgtgTTAACTGTGgtcttctctgatttttctttcaatattaaGTCACTGTAACTGCTAAGTCTGAGCCCCATCATATTAAAGAGAGAAGTTAATATGGAAATATTTATCTTTATTATCCATTGACAGCAATTTCACAAGGAATAGAATAAACTTTCTGCTTAAAAATGGATATTTATCCTTATCCTCTTTACATGCACCTTAAATTGGTATATAAACTTTTCTAAGAATTGAGTCAACAAGTTATAATTTATATGCAAACATAACTTtctacttagtcctgttataACTCTAATTTGATAAATCTTGGAACcgctaaaatatatacatacatgcatgtatacatgatacatgtgtgcatgtgtgcatgtacgcatgtatgtgtgcatatacatatacatacacatatacatatatatttatcagctgctgttgagtcaattacaactcatagcaaccctataggacagagtagaactgccctatatgatttctgaggctgtaaatctttatggaagctgacaaGTATATCTTCATCCCATGGAGAAGCTGGAGTTTTGAATCGCTGACCATtaagttagcaaccgagcactttaaccacgacTCTACTCAAACCAAAACTGAACCCATTCCCAtccagttgatttggactcatagcgaccctataggacaaagtagaactgtcccatagaatttccaagaagcaactggtggattcaaacagcccatctttttggttagcagccaaactctaaaccaccgtgccacctctactctaccagggctcctcatatatctgtgtgtgtgtgtgtgtgtgtgtgtgtgtgtgtgtgtatatatatatacatataatgccTAGGTTGTAACAGAAGATAAGCCTTACATCAACCTAAGCCATAAACCTTAATAAAGTGGGCCCTCATGTCAAAAGGAAGTCATTATCCCCCTTAGCCTCAATCACTGGGCAATCAAGATATTCAAAAGGAGTAGTAGCCTTCATGGAATAAAAAGTGCTAATGAAATTGCACTGCTTTTTTCCTAGGTTCTTTagtatttcattttctccttaaaatacaaacatattcctttaaatattttaattgattTGAGAATACAGGCAAAATATAGCAGCAGTATATTTTATTCTTTGAGAcaaacattttacatttttttcacagAATCGAGCTAGCTTATGTACTGTATGTATGtcctatatgtatgtatgtattggcTTAGTGTCAGTTATGTGCCTTTGATGGTACTTGTGCCTGCAAGGAAAAAGCTAATGTACATGTGAATATAACTCCTACACACTCAGTATCACAAGTGTTTCTATGGAAACCCGTATtctaatatttcaaagggcaatggAAATTCATAAATGTTTTAGACACCAGCTTGGTTTGGCATACACATAGCAGCTATTTGCATAAGGTATGTTCCTTATGGAGAGAACTAGTTCCAATAACTTTTTATTCTCACTTTCTTTTCTCTACCATAACAAAACATATTTGTCATTCACCCCCATAAACCTTCCCCTTTGACAGGAACAACACTCTCCTCCCACCCCTTTCCCTTCAAAGGAAGAACAGTGATGGCTGAAAGAAACCTGAGTGTGGAGACAacctttgccctcttgggattcACAGATTACCCAGAGCTTCAGATCCCTCTCTTCCTTGTGTTTCTGATCACGTACATTGTCACCGTGGTAGGGAATCTTGGGATGATAGTGATCATCAAGATTAACCCCAAAtctcacacccccatgtactttttccttagtcacctttcttttgttgatttttgttaCTCCTCTATCGTTACTCCAAAGCTACTTGAAAACTTGGTCATGGCAGATAAAACATCTTCTACTTTAGCTGCATGCTCCAGTTCTCCCTGTCCTGCACTGCAGTGGTGACTGAGTCCTTCCTGCtggcagtgatggcctatgaccactTAGTGGCCATCTACAATCCTCTGCTCTATACAGTGGCCATGTCACAAAGACTCTGTGCCCTGCTGGTAGCTGGCTCATATCTGTGGGGGATGTTTGGCTCCTTGGTACTCCTTTGCTATGCTCTCCTTCTAGACTTCTCTGGACACAATGTAatcaaccactttttctgtgagtaTACTGCTCTCATAGCTGTCTCTAGCTCTGATATACACATTCCTCACCTTCTGCTTTTTGGGTTTGCCACCTTCAATGAGGTGAATACACTACTAATCACTCTCACTTCATAcgtttttatttttgtgagtgTACTAAAAATCCAATCTGCCAGTGGACGTCGCAAAGCCTTCTTTCTCCACTTGTGCCTCCCACCTGACTGCCATCACCATCTTCCACGGGACCATCCTTTCCCTCTACTGTGTGCCTAACTCCAAAAGCTCTTGGCAGACAGTCAAAGTGGCCTCTGTATTCTACACAGTGGTTAACCCCATGCTGAACCCCCTCATCTATAGCctgaggaacaaagatgtgaaAGATGCCTTCTGGAAGTTAATAGGTGCGAAAGTCCTAGTTCACTGACCCAATCTCAAAACACGGTTGGAGTCCCAATGAGCAACTGGACCAGACCCTACAATgcttctaaaatctgtaggatgTATTTGTACAAGATGTTTATGAATGTTTATCATGTTAATATATTGTGAATTGAGAAGTTCAAATCCCTTGAATATGCCAAAGAAGTTTAATTCTGGAGTGAATTCCACAGGATTTTGATCCATGGAGTATCTATCTGCTTCTTCAAATTTTCTGAAAACTAACCAAATACTACAAATCACAATAAAGACAAATAACTATAATAATAATATGATACTATTACTAATAATAACATATTTCTTTGATGCTTTTTATGTGACAGACACTGAGTTAAGTTTTGACAAACTTTATCACATTTAAGACCCAAATAATTACATAACATAGCATACTATCAATATCCTGTTTCATATATGAGGAAACAAAAACTCTCAGAGGTTAAATTGCTCGATACTATATACcccaacggttaagcactcagccctaacccaaaggtcagtggttcaaacccaccagtggctctgtgggagaagagatATGGTAATCTACTCCTGTGAAGATTAGAGCCTAGTGTttcaggaaaagacaactttcagggcagtcagtgaGACAGAGGCATAATATGCTGGCTATGCTATCTAGttttaatctggatttctagactaacagctGTGTTTTtgaggaaaaacatgtttttccttgATGGTCAAAACAAGGATGTAAAACCATATGCCCCTAGGGGTTTTAACCAAGTGACTCTCTGCATCCCTCAGAACATATGTATTCAGGAAGAGTGCTGTCTGGGTGCTGTTACCAAGATACTTTTgcaagacagacaaagaaaatacatgtaagcatcCTGTGACCATGATCTAAGCATCCTGTGAAACCATTTGTAGTCACTAACTATATTATTAATAATCAATAACCAACCAGAGTGTGGTTATTACAATATTTATTGACTTTCCTGTAATTGCCCTCCCTATGGTTTGATGGCactagtttagtttttttttttttatggtttagtTCCTCTTTTACCCCGTAAGAATACATGTATAAAGAACCTGCTCCAGGActacctggttccattttcaatAAGCTATGGAATTCCCTaactgcaattgttttaaacccttaaacctctctgttttaacttgaaGCAGCATTCAAGTTCTTTTCTACAATGCTAGGAAGACTTATGGAGCAGTTAtaatctatcctatagggtccctaataatcaaaattgacttgacacaacaacatcaacagtAAGAGACAGTGAAATCtcaaagaagaatttattctGAAAGACCATTTACTTAATGCAACATAACCTAAAGATGTTCTGGAGagtacatacaaacatttttacttCTATGTGTTGTATTTTATGATTTCATAAATCCCTTTCATGATCTGTGGAATACATGGTTGAGCACCTACTTTTTAAGCCTATGGAGTTCTTTGGTAAAGTGGTCTACCAGCTTTAGTGCATTTAGCCTCAAGATGAGTGCCTTTTGAAATATGTGAAACTCAGGAAACCAGAGTTAGAGCCTCATTACTATGTAGACTGAGCATTGTATTAGGTGATGCATCCTGAATgtatgaattttctaaacttgttaccatctttcctttatttctgtgaaataagCCTCCTTACTATATTTCCTGGTTACTGTGTTCTCGTGAGAATGTACTTATCCCAATAATAAGCTATTCTTAGTTTtcattaatgaccgaagaccagacaagttgtggactgATGTCAAAAACATTAtataggaagaaaacaaaaggtcattaaaaagacaggaaagaaagaaaagaccaaaatggatgttcaaagagactctgaaacttactcttgaacatcaagtagttaAGTAAGCTGAGGAAGTGATGAAATAAAagggctaaacagaagatttcaaaggatggttcAAGAAGGCAAATTAAAGTAGTACAATAAAACGTGCAAATACCtagagacggaaaaccaaaagggaagaacaagctcagcatttctcgagctgaaagaattgaggaaaaaattcaagcctcgtgttgtaatattgaaggattctgcagggaaaatattaaatgacataggaagcatcaaaagagatggaaggaatatacacagtcactgtaccaaaaagaattggccaacattcaacTACTTCAGGAGACAGAATATGATGAAGAATTCaacgtactgaaggaagaggttcaagctgcagtgaaggcattggtgaacaacaaggctccaggaaattgacaaaatacccattgaaatatttcaacaaacagatacagtacCAGAAGGACTCACTCGTCTaagtcaagaaatttgggagacacttacctgaccaaccaactgggaaagattcatatttatgcctattccaaaaaaagggGATCCaagtgaatgcagaaattatggaacaatatcattaatatcacatacaagtaaaattttgctgatgttcattcaaaagtggttgtagcagtgcatcgacagggaactgccggaaatcaagccacattcagaagagtATACAGAATGAAttacatcattgctgatgtcagaagggtcctgattgaaagcagagaatgctagaaagatgttttcttatgttttattgactatgcaaaggcatgcaactgtgtagatcataacgaattatggataaaactgtgaagaatgggaattccagaacacttaattatgctcatgagtaacctgtgcatagatcaagaggtagtcattcaaacagaacaagggaatacctcatggtttaaagtcaagaaaggtgcatgtcagcgttgtatcctttcacctgcAACTGGTCAAGTGaatgtaactggtatttagaactaccttcttccactccACTTTcaatattccctttaccctcagcaagcacctcagctggtagtGGTTCTTTGCCTAGTGGGGTGATACAAATCTTCATTCCAAAAGGGTCTGGACCATtcatagtcatgtcagaattgggttgccatagttttccattggctttaatcacggggcatggtagtactaagagatgcccttaCAGATCTGCGTtctagacatactcttctttacctcctttATGTAATAACAATGCGATTTCCTCTCCTTAgtcaggatcagtcacaccagaCAATACAGTGGCTCCCTTTTTTGCCTATTGATCCACAGGCATAAGGATAACTAATATGGCCAgctggcattcttaacttccagttcaatgggatcagtgatgtgtcttcaggtgggagcattcctgtcctggggacaggaagcaaaaattttttgagtgggtcactagaggtaatagtgagtggtgccactcctacTTCCACCCCtgattcctggaaccatgaatcCTGACTACAGAAGAAACAACACCACGTATTGGATGCTGGTTAGAGCATATACAACCTCCTGGGGAATATGGcctcaaccctgcaaggtattgccacctagctggtgtcataattgtgtctttagaaggtcattccattattctatcaagccagttgcCTCAGtttgatggggaacatggtaagaccagtgaattccatgagaacaGGCCCATTGTTGCACTTCATGTGCTGTGgaatgagtcccttgatctgaggtgataCCATGTGAAATACCAAGACAGTAGATAAgatattctgtaagtccatgggtgGTATTTTTGGCAGAAACACTGCGTGCAGGGAAagaaatccatatccagagcgtctattccagtaagaacaaaacactgcctttgccatgatggaagtggtccaaagTAACCAACAACCTACCACCACGTGGCTGGCTTATCACCTCGAGGGAtgatgccatatcagggactcagtgttgttttgtcctgctggcagattgggcactcagcagtggctgtagccaagtcagacTTGGTGAGTAGAATTCTATGTTGCTGAGTCCATATATAACTTCCATCCCTGCCATCAAGGCCACTTTTGTcttgagcccattgggcaatgatgggagtggctggggaaaaatgATGACTGTTTTtcacagaacatgtcatcctatccacttcacattaaaatccttctctgctgaggtcaccc encodes the following:
- the LOC100665485 gene encoding olfactory receptor 5D13-like; translated protein: MLYKYVIIINIVTNFYYLYFRISLAIIMALTVGNQSTGATFTLLGFSEYPDLQVPLFTMFLAIYMVTVVGNLGMIVIIRINPKLHTPMYFFLSHLSFVDFCYSTIVTPKLLENLVVGDRTISFTGCIMQFFLASIFATAETFILAVMAYDRFVAVCNPLLYTVVMSSKTCASLVAGPCAWGIVTSLTLTYFLLALSFCGSTIINNFVCEHSVIVSVSCSDPYISQVLCFVIAMFNEVSSLVIILTTYIFIFITVIKMPSDGGCQKAFSTCASHLTTITIFHGTVLFLYCVPHSKTFWLIVKVGSVLYIVVIPMLNLLIYNLRNKDVKETARKLTSHTIQS